The region ATTTGATCAGCGCGCCAACGGGCTGGTGCCGGGAGAGGCGGTCGCGGCGGTATTGCTGAAACCTTTGTCAAAGGCCAAAGCCGACGGCGATCGGATCTATGGCTGCATTAAAGCCAGCGGCGTGAATTACGACGGGAAAACCAATGGCATCACGGCGCCGAATCCGCTGCGCCAGGCTGAATTGCTGAAAAATATCTATGATCGCTACCGGATTGATCCCCGCGCGATTCAATACGTCATCTCCCATAGCACCGGTTCGCAGCTGGGGGATCCGATTGAGGTTCAAGCGCTGGCCGATGCCTTCGCCGGTGGCGGCGGCGGTCCCCATCGCTGCGTGCTGGGTTCGATTAAACCGCTGATCGGTCATACTTTTGCTGCGTCCGGCGTGGTCAGTCTCATCGCCATGCTGAAAGCGATAACGCATCAGACGATGCCGGCGACCCATAGCTTTGAAACATGCAACCGCTACATCAATCTGGAGCGGACCCCCTTTACCATCGAACGACAGAATCAGCCCTGGCTGCGCCGGGGCACGCAGCCCAGACTGGGGGCCATCAGCGCGACGGGGATCAGCGGCACCAATGCGCATGCGGTGATTGAAGAATATATTGCGGACGACCCCGAATCCGGGCCGGCGTCAAAAACGCCGTTACCGGCGAGGGCCGCCGCGCATGCCACGATCGTACCCATTTCGGCAAAAACCCCCGAAGCGCTGCAAGCCTATGTCCAGGCCTGCGCGCAATTTCTCCGGGATCAGCCGGCAACGCGGCTTGATCGGCTGGCCTATAGCCTGCAAACCGGGCGAGACGCCATGGCGCAACGCGTCGCCTTTGTCGCAGCGGATGGCGCAGAACTGCGCGAACAGTTAGCGCGGTTTATTGCCGGCCAGGCAGCGCCGGGCGTTTATCACATGAGTGCGCAAAGTGGTGACAATGTCACAAATGCACAGGCTTGGGGGGATGAAAACGTGGTGCCGCCTGAACAAATTCAGGCCTGGATCGCCGCACGCCAATGGCAAGCATTGGCCGACGCCTGGAGCCGCGGCGCTGAAGTCGATTGGTTTGAATTATACCGAGAGGCACGGCCACCGCAGCGCAGCGCGGGGCCGGTCTATCCTTTCCAGGGTAAACGCTACTGGGCCACGCTTTCGCCCACAACGCAGCGCGGGCCTGCGGTTGCGCATGCGCAACCGGCCAAGACAGCAAACGATGCAACGATGAGCGAAAGCAAAACGTCGTCGCTTGACGCCATCGCGCGTCAGGTTCGTTCGTTACTGATACAGACGCTGTATTTTGAGGAGGATGAGGTTGCCAACCATCAGCCGTTTACCGATCTCGGGTTAAATTCAATCAATGCGGTTGGCTTTATTGAAGCCCTTAACCGGTCATTAGCGGCCGGGGTGACGATTAATGCAATTTTTGAGCATCCCAGCATTGATGCCTTGTCAGCCTATTTGCACGCCTTGCCGCGTGGTCGCCTGGCCGAAAGCGCAGAAGCAGCAGCGCCGGCGCTGAGCGCCGAACAAGGCGCCGCCGCCCACGGCCGGCAAGTGGGCAAGGCCTGGTTGAAACAGTACCCGGAGTGCATTCCTCTCAGCCGACGACTGCGCGCCGGCGATGAGCGGGAACATGACCGCTCTCGGTTCTGGATCCACCCGCTGACGGGGTCTACCGGCTTATATCTGAAGGTGGCCGAAAATCTGGGCGATGACTACGCCATATGGGGTATTCATTCGCGCGGTTTCCTGACCCGGTTCCCGCCGCTGAAAAGCATCGAAAACATGGCGAATTACTATATTGAAATTCTTCAGGCCGGCAACGCCACCGGGCCTTATGAACTGGCAGGCTATTCCATGGGCGGGATTATCGCTTATGAAATGGCCCGGCAACTGCAACTGGCGGGCTACCGGGTTTCGAGCCTGATCCTGCTGGAGCCGCCGTTCCCGCAACCCGAACCTCTGCGCCAGTCGTCGCCATTTGATTATCGCGACGCCTTGTTGATGAGCGCGAATTTCTTTTTGCACTATAGTTTGAAAGAAATTTTGGCGTCGGAGCAGGCAGCGTTTGAAAACCTTGCCTACAGGGAGCAGGAATTAATGGGCATTGACGCCGATAAACAGGTGACGTGGCTGGCTGAGGGGTGCCTCAGAAAAGGCGTGGAGCAGCCATTGTCGGTGGTGAAAGAAAAAATCGAGAATATGGCTCAGATCCTGAAGCACAACCGCGAAGCCATGGCGGCCTACGTGGTGAAAGCGTTGCCGAATGCCCAGGATATCGATTTGCACTACATGACCCTGAGCCCATCACTCAACGATGAACGGCCAGACAGGGGGAGTGCGTCGTCCGCTTTAGCTGAAAACAATCGCCATGTTCTGGGTGAGGCGCTCACCCATGACGAGAGCCATTGTCAGCGATGGCTAGAGTATCTGCCTGGCGCTCACGTGTTCCGCACCCGGGCCAAAGACCATTTTCACCTGTTGTCTGAACGCGAAAGCGTAGCCATGATTTCCGACCGTTGCCGGACGATTTATCAGAATGCCTCGGCGAAAAAAAACACAGTGGCCGATGCGGAAGAGCCTGTGGCGAAGCCGCGCCAACCGGGGCGAGAGCGCATTGCGATTATCGGGATGTCCGGGCAGTTCCCCGGCGCCCGAAATGCGGATGAATTCTGGCAACTGCTCGATCAGGGCCAATCCGCGTTTACGCCGCCGCCGGATGATCGCGGTTGGTCTGCCGGCCAGTATGAAGGCTACGGCGCTTTTCTCGCGGAGATAAAATCCTTCGATCCGCTGTTTTTCAACTTGTCTCCGCAAGAGGCGTCGATGCTGGACCCTTGCGAACGGCTGTTCTTACAGGAAAGCTGGAAAGCGATTGAGGATGCGGGAATGCGGCCTGATACGCTCTCCGGCCGGCGTTGGGGCGTTTTCTGCGGCAGCGGGGGCGACTACACGCTGCGCTTTGCCGCAGGCGAGCACTTCGCGCCGAATATCACGCTGTCCCAGATCCCGGGGCGCGTCTCTTACAGCCTGGACCTGTCGGGGCCTTGTCTCTCCGTAGAGGCCGGCTGTGCGTCATCGTTGCTGTCTATCGCGCAGGCTTGCGACCATTTAGCGCAGGGCCAATGTGACGTGGCCATTGCCGGCGGGGCGCAGATTTACTCCACGCCGAATATGTTGATCAGCGCTGCCCGCTTTGGGCTGTTATCGCAGGCGGATCGCGGCGGCGCATTTTCGACGCGCGCCAGCGGCATGGTGCCCGGCGAATCGGTGGGGGTGATTATTTTGAAACCCTTGTCGTTGGCATTAGCGGAGGGGGACCGGATTCACGGCGTGATCGAAGGCTGGGGCAGCAACCACAATGGCCGAACTCACGGGATGATGGCCCCGAGCGCCAAGGCGCAGGAAGCGCTGCTGTCCGATACCTATCAACGGTTTGATATCCGCCCGGAGAGCATTACGTTGGTGGAAGCCCATGCCACGGGAATGCCCGCCGCAGATGCGGCGGAAATAGCCGCCCTGAACCAGGTGTTTCGAGGCCAGGGGCGCGCGCGTCAATCCTGCGCGCTGGGCAGCGTCGAGAACAACATTGGCCATGCGTTTCACAGTTCGGGAATGAATCACCTGTTCAAGGTGTTGCTGGCGCTCAAGCACCGGGCGATTCCCGGCACGCCGAAGACCGAAGACCGGGAGACGTTGCCTGCGCTGGAAGACGGCCCGTTTTATATCAATTCGGCAACGGTTCCCTGGCAGCCGGAAGCAGGGCAAGCGCGCCGGGCCGCAATCAGTTCATTCGGAGCGACGGGGATCAATGTTCACCTTGTTGTCGCCGAGCCTGATGCAAACGGGGAAGCGCGTGAGGGGGCGGATAGCCGCCTTTCGCCGGCTGCCTCGGGCTTTGAACGCGCAAGGCCGGTGTATATCGCACTGTCGGGAAAGAGCGAAAAGGCGCTGCGGCAACGTTGTCGTGAGTTGCTGGCGTTTGTGCAGGCCAGGCCTGAATTGGATCTGCACCAGCTGGCGGCCAACTTGTTGTTGCGCCGAACGCATTTCGCCTACCGCTGCGCCTGCGCGGTTTCTGGCGTCGAAGAATTACGCCATTTCCTGGCTCAGGTGATAGCGGGTGCGGATTTAACCCCGGCGGACTCCGGCTACCGGGGCAAAGCGAATGCCGGCGGCCAGGAGCATGCGGCTTCGTCCGCCGTCGCGTGCGTGCGGCAAGCCATTCAGGATCCGGGCGATAGCGGGAATTGGTTGAGGTTAGCCCGGCTGTATGTCGATGGCATAGACTTCATGACCAAGGATTTCCACGCCGGGGCCGATATCGCGCAGGCGTTCTCTTCGGCGGAGAAGTTCCCGTTGTCGTTGCCGACCTATCCGTTTGAGGCGCGTTTATGCTGGGCCGGCAACGCCGAACCTGCGCCTGCAGGCAAATCATCGGCAGATCTTGCGCCCGCGCAGCCCCCGGCGGCCGCCCAGCCGATTGTGCAAAACTTGCTCGGCATCCTGGCGGAACTGGCTGGCCTAGCCGGCACAGAGATTGATCCGGATGAGCCGATAACGCACTACGGCATCGATTCATTGTTGGGGCTGCGTTTGCTTAACCGGATCAACTCTGCGTTTGGCACGGCGTTCGATGCCGAGCTGCTGACTCGCGGCACGCTTAGGGCGATTGCCGGGGAGATTGCCGCGAGTCCGCTCTCCGCGCCGGGGCCGCAAGACGCCGCAAGCGCGTCGCACCCAGCCTATATTCAATCGGCCTCGCTGGCGATACGCCGGTCGGCTGCCTTGACGGCCGATGAGTTGAGCCTGGCGCGCGCCGAGTTGGGCCGGCTATTGCAGCAGGGCGTTGGCGTCTGGAAAGACTCAGCCAATCTGCATGTTGAGTTTAACCGCAATGCCCCCTGCGCCCGACAGGCGCTGGAACACGGGAATCAGGCGGATGTTTTGGGGATGTATCTGGAAGAGGGCGTGCGTTACTACCCGACCAGCCACATCCAGGCATTCGTTCTGCATGAAACCGAGGTGAAAAAACGCGCAACCTTTAATATCGGCCAGGGCTTTTGGCTGGATATGCCCATCGATCTGGCGCTGTTGAATCAGGCGTTGAACGACATGGCGCGCCGCCACGCGATTTTGAGAACCGGCGCCGAACGGGTCGCGCAACAGTGGGCGCAGGTCGTGCATGAGGCGTTAACGCTGGAATGCCGGGAAATCTGTTGGCCTCATATCAACGATCGGGCAACGTTCGAACAGACATTCGCGCGATTCCAGCAGTCGGTGAACATGGCGCTGTTCCACGCGGATCGGATGCCGATGTTCGCTGTGTATCTTGTCCATAACGGCGCAGATCTGGGCGCGATTTACCTGGTGACGCATCACTTCCATGCCGATGGTTTTACCTTGTTCATGCTGCTGCAAGAGCTCTATCTCCGCTATACCGCGCTGCTCAGCAACACCGAGTTTGTTTGCGACAAACCCACGGCTGAATATGCGCATTTCGCCTTGAGCCAGTTTGGCGAACATCGGGATAGCGCGACTGCATATTGGTTGGGTCAGTTACGCGACAAACGCGCGCCCTTTGCGCTGCGCGACAAATGCATCGCACGCCAAGACCAGCCAAACAAGGCCGGGAACGTTGGCAAGGCGGGGGTTTATCATCTGCCCGTCTCGGATGAGCTGCTTGGCCAATTGCAGGCATCGAATCGCCGCCATAAGACCACGCTCACACAGCTCGCGACCTGTGCCTTGGCGGTGCTGGCGTATCGCATCACCGGCGTGAACATACCGATCCAGATGGCGTACAACCTCAGAGACCGGTATGAATTTGAGCTGGTATGCGGTGACTTCTCATCATCGGTTCCCCTGGTATTAACGCTTCAACCTCATTTCGACCTGCAACAAGTGTGGCGCACCTATGAAGACGCCATCCTGCAGGTGCAAAAATATAAGCACTTTGATTTTGTTGCCCTGCATCGGCAACTCGCCCTCACAGGGAGCGCCGCCCACGAACACACCCTGTTGGGCAGCCTGGCGGTCGACAGTAATGATCGGGACAGCTTTGTTGAGGTCACGGCTTTCGCCCGAAAATTGCTGCCGATGTCGCTGGAAGAAAGGGAGCCCGCAGCCCCCTTGTTAATGGGATTGTTGAAGACAAACGGCGTGCTGAGCCTGCCATTCGTCTATGACCGCAGATATTTCTCCCCGGATCTGATTCAGGTGCTTGCTGAGCACCTGGGCTTTTTATTGACGCTGATGGTGGAACAACCGGAATTGAAAGTGGAGGACATTCCCGTTCCCGAAATGCTGATCGAACGTTTATCGCCTGAGGAGGTGGCAGCTTTGGATGTTTAGCGCCAACGAAGGGCGCAAGGAAATGGAAGGTTAACCCGGTTAGCTATAAAACAACTGATGAGGATATCGATGTCATTGCACCTATTTAAAAGAAAGTTCGCCGCCGTCGCGGCTTTTTCCCTGCCATTGATGGCATTCAATGCGTATGCGGATAGCCCTTTGCCGAAACCGATGGGATTTAACCAGGTGCTGACCTTTATGGGCTCCGGCGTGATTAATATCACCAAGAGTGAACCTTTCCCCGGGGTGACCGGGTGCCTGGGCACCTTATGCACCAGTGACTATTTCTACAGGCATATCATGGGATTCAATGAGCAGCAGGTGGCGCAAAAAAGAGAAGACGCCATCGCTTATTTTGACCGGGAATTCGGCATTGACGTAAAAACGCTGGTCGCACAAAAACGCATTGAATTGAAACCTTATACCGGCAATCCGGATGGCGATTATCGCTTGTACTCCGTCGCCGGGATGGCGTTGCCTGCCGCCGGGTGGATTGTGCGTGACGGCGGTTTCTACATTACGGTTCTCGATAACGGCGGTATTCCGCTGGGCGGCCGCCATAACGGCGAAAAGGCCACGCCGAAAAATCAGATGTATTACGGGAACTACAATATTCTGGCGACCAGCCCCCCGCACCAGCTGAAAGAAATCGTGATCAGTTATGAGTCGAACGAAATGGCGGTGATCTCCCCGGATGGCCTGCGTACAACCTTTAATACCCGCACGCACAATGAGCGCTGGGGGGAAGGCCAGAGCTACGTGAGCTACGAGTTTAAATTGAATGCCGACAAAACGGTTTTGACCAATGGCCGGGAAGTCATGACGTTTGCCAAATATCCGGCGACACGGGATTTTCCAGACTATCCATCCTTTGCCATGAAAGGGGATGCCGACCGTTAAGGCTTTCCTGACTGCCTGAGTAAGTGAATGAGAGGCAATAATGACCTATGTGAAAACGCTGGCGGAACGCCGCCAACACCCGCCTCATTCTGAGGCTGGCGAAGGACGGCAGCTGGCTCAGGCTGAGCGGTTGGGAAGTGCGGCGTTCCGCCAGGACTATGGCGTTAAATACGCCTACTCCAGTGGCTCAATGTATCAGGGAATTGCATCCCGCAAACTGGTCGTGGCGATGGCCCGGGCCAGGATGATGAGTTTCTTCGGTTCGGGTGGGCTGAGCCTGCCGCTGTTGCGAGAAGCCATTTTAGGCATTCAGTCTGATCTGAACGGAGAGTCATTCGGCATGAACATGCTCGCTGACTATGAGTTTCCGGAAAAGGAAATGCGCCGGATCGAGTTGTTCCTGGCCCATGATATTCGTTTTATTGAAGCCGCCGCTTATATTGCGATTACGCCTGCCTTGGTTCTTTACCGGCTGCGCGGCATTCACCTGGGGAAAGACCAACAGCTGGTCATTCCCCATACGCTGATGGCAAAGGTTTCACGCCCTGAAGTCGCCGAGGTTTTTGCCAATCCGGCGCCGCCTGATGTCGTTGCCCAGCTCTACGCGCAAGGGTTACTGACGCCGCAAGAGGCGGAGCTGGCGCCGCGGGTTCCCATGGCCCAGGATATTTGCGTCGAGTCAGATTCTGCCGGCCATACCGATCAAGGCAATGCGTATGTTCTTTTTCCGGCCATTGCCCGGCTTTGCCGGGATATTTCGGCCCGGCAAGGCTATCAGAAACCGCTCAGGGTCGGGGCCGCCGGTGGTATAGGCACGCCGGAAGCCGTGATGGCGGCCTTTATGCTGGGAGCTGATTTTATCATCACCGGTTCGGTGAATCAGTGTTCGGTAGAGGCGGCGACCAGCGACGAAGTGAAAGACCTGCTGCAAAACATCAATATTCAGGATACCGACTATGCGCCGGCAGGCGATATGTTTGAGCAGGGCGCCAAGGTGCAAGTGCTTAGGCGTGGCGTGTTTTTCCCCGCTCGCGCCAATAAGCTTTACCAGCTTTATCAGCAATATAATTCATTGGATGAGCTGCCGCAGGCGATAAAAAACCAGCTTGAAGGTAAGTATTTTAAACGGCCGCTATCCGCCGTCTGGGAAGACGTGAAGCAATATTATCAAGCTCGCCGCCCAGAAATGCTGGAAAAGATAGAAGGGCAGCCGCGGCGTAAAATGGTGGCGGTCTTCCGCTGGTATTTTGCTTACAGCTCGCGGTTGGCGCTAGCCGGCGATCCGGAAAACAAGGTTGACTACCAGGTGCATTGCGGGCCGGCGTTGGGTGCTTTCAATCAATGGGTAAAAGGCTCCGCTTATGAAGACTGGCGTAACCGCCACGTGGATGAAATCGGGGAAATCTTGATGCAGGAAGCCGCCTCGATGCTGTCGACAAAGATCGGTTTGCTCAAAAGCGATGTTTCACCTTCTTACTTCTATTCTTAAGCGGATGGCGCAGAATTTATGAAAACAGTCTATACCTTTCCTGGTCAGGGATCGCAGTATCGCACCATGGGTTATGGCCTCTTCGAACAATTCCCTGAGCTGGCAGCGCAAGCCAGTCAGGCTCTCGGGTATGACATTGCCGAACTTTGCATCAAGGATCCGCAGCGCGTTTTAAACCAGACACAGTACACCCAACCGGCGCTCTATACCGTGAATGCGCTCAGCTACCTGGAGCGCAAAGCGCGCGGCGCGGCGCCGCCGGATATCCTGGCCGGGCACAGCCTGGGAGAGTATAACGCGCTGTTTGCCGCCGGCGCTTTTGACTTTATTACCGGACTTAAGCTGGTGCAAAAACGCGGGCAGCTGATGAGCCTTGCCCCCAAAGGGGCCATGGCCGCCGTGCTGGAAATCAATGTCGCTGATATTGAACGCATCCTGGCCGAAAGCGGTTTTCAGCACGTCGACATCGCCAATATCAACTCCCTTCAGCAATGCATCATTTCCGGCGCTTATGATGAAGTGCTGGCGTTAGAGCCTCGTTTTCTCGAGGCCGGCGCACGCTTTGTTCAATTAAATGTCAGTGCGGCGTTCCATTCACGATTGATGTCGGATATCGAAAGGGAATTCGCCGATTATCTGACGCAGTTTACTTTTCAGCCCTTATCGACTCCCGTTCTGTCAAATGTTACGGCCCGCGCTTATCCCCGCACGGATTATCAGACGCTGCTGACCCGGCAAATATCCAGCCCGGTCCGCTGGTATGAGTCTATCTCCTGGTTGCTGGCGCAAGGCTGTGATGACTTTGCCGAAGTGGGCCCCGGCGATGTGTTAACGAAACTGCACCAGCGCATTACCGAAGCGCCAATGCCGATTGCCCAACCTCAAGAGGCCGCAGCGCGACAGGCGCACCCCAGCGGTTCGCCGCCGGCTACGCCGCACAAGTTCGTTTTTATGTTCGCGGGCCAGGGGAGCCAGTACTATCAGATGGGACGGGCTTTTTATCATTCCGACGGCCATTTTCGCCAGACGATGGATCGCCTTTGCCACAAGGTTTATATGCTCAGCGGGGTGAACCTGCTGGAACAACTCTACAGCGAACGTGATACCGCAGCTGAGTTTGACGATATCCGCTATACCCACCCGGCGCTGTTTTGTTTTGGCTACAGCCTGGCTCAGATGTTGATAGCCAGGGGCATCCAACCCGCCGCCGTGGTCGGCCACAGTTTGGGGGAATACATCGCCGCCGTGGTCGCCGGGATGCTCCGGCTGGACGACGCGCTTAGGTTGGTCGTTGAACAGGCGCATTTGCTGGAGCAACATGCGCCGGCAGGAAGATTGGCCGTCGTGTTGGCTGCGCCGGACATTTTTCATCGCGCCACAGAGGTCTTTTCTCGCTGCACGCTGGCCGGTGTTAATTTCGGCAATAATTTCTTTATCTCGGGTGAACAGAGCGCTGTCGCCAGTGCGATACAGAAGCTGACGGAGCGCGATATTTTGTCCTTGTCGCTGCCGGTCAGGTATGCATTCCATTCAGCCTCGATCGATGCGATCAAACCTTCATACCAAAAATTACTGGATAAAACGCCATGTTTCGCGCCAACGATGCCCGTTTATTCCTCGGTGCTGGGGCGTGCCGTCGGTGCGATGCAACAAGCTGATGCCCAAGGCTATTTATGGCAAGTCATCCGAGACAAGGTCGATTTTTCCACCCTGGTCGATTCCGTATTTTCCACCATGAGCGACCACTTTTTTATTGATGCCTCCGCCACTGGCAGCTTGTCCAACTTTTTAAAATATTCGCCGGATTTTACCTGTCGACACGGTTATGTCTTAAACCCGTTCAGTGACGGGATGACGTCGCTTGAAACCCTGTTATCGCAGGTGAAAGCGTGACAGGGGTGGTGGCTAATAGATTCAATGAGAAGGAGTGTACGACTATGCCAATTCGAGTTTATATGTTCCCGGGACAGGGCTCCCAGCAGCCAGGAATGGGGCGAGAACTGTTCAGCCAGTTCCCTGATTTAACCCGTATTGCCGACGATATCTTAGGCTATTCGATCGAGCGCCTCTGTCTTGATGACCCTGATGGCGAGCTTAATAAGACCCAATACACTCAGCCTGCCATTTATGTAGTTAATGCATTGTCTTATTACAAGAAACGGCAAGAGACAGGTATCCAACCGGATTTTGTTTTAGGGCATAGCCTGGGGGAGTTCAATGCGTTGCTGGCCGCAGAGTGCTTTGATTTCGCCACCGGCCTGAAGCTGGTGAAGAAACGCGGCGAATTAATGGCGCAGGCGGCGGGCGGCGGCATGGCTGCGGTGCTGGGGCTAAGTGAAGCGAATCTGCGGGCATTCTTGACGGAAAAAAAACTGGATACCATTGATTTGGCAAACTTTAATACACCCTCGCAGATTGTAATTTCCGGTCAGCGTGACGATGTCACAAAAGCGGTAACTGAATTTGAGCAGAGCGGAATGCGCTGTGTTCCTCTGAATACCAGCGGTGCTTTTCACTCCAGGTTGATGCGGGGCTCAATGGACAAATTCGAAAGTTACCTGCAAAACTTTCAGTTCTCAGCATTGAAGATCCCTGTCATTGCCAATACAACGGCACGCCCCTATGACGATGACACGCTGTTAACCTGCCTGGCGCAACAAATCGCCAGCCCGGTGCGCTGGACCGCAAGCATTCAATATCTGATGAGCCTGGGCACACCTGAATTTACCGAGCTGGGCCACAGCGAAGTGGTCAGTGGCTTGGTCGAAAAAATCAAAGCAGAAACGACAGAAGACGAGTTGCAGGCAATAAGGTTACAACGTCACGGAAATGACGCCATCAAGGAAGTGGCCGATGTGATTGACAGGGTTAAACACGGCGCTACACTGGCGCCAGCCGAGAAAATTGCGCAATGGAATAGCCGGTTCCCGATCGGGCAAAAGGTGCATTCCACTATTTTGAACGCAGAAGCGGAAACCCGAACCGAGGCTTTGTTGCTGTTCCAACATCGCGCGGCGATCTATCTGAAAGGTTATAACGGTTACTTTGAACTCGATGAGTTAAAGCCGGTTTGACGACACGGCGGCAACCTTTACGCAAAGTGGGCCGCCGTGAACATACCTCGCGCAAAACAGGCCGTTTTTTTGGTGTGTTTTGAACAAATCTGTGAGTACACAAGGTGCCAAATGCTTTCAGATTTCACGTAGCGCGATCAAAAAAGCAGGGGGTTTTAATCCAAAATCGGTGGGCGAAGATAAGCGGCCGGCAAACCGCATGACATAAAACCTGTGCCGGCTGCCTCTTTGGACGTTCGATACCAGCTCTCCCGAGAGGCCAATCACCAAGCCGTTTCATTTTCGAAAAACTGCGTGCAGGTAGAGTCCAGTCATGAGTTGCCCAGTTGATGGCGGTACGCTCTTATTGCCCCCAGAACTCATAGAAAAACTTGATAGCCTTGCCTGGGTTAATAATGAGATGATCAGCGCAAAACGCAATAGATATAGAGAAGGGGCAAACAGGTCGCCATAATGGGAAGGACAATCATGAACGAATGAACTCATGCATGTAATTTAACATAATATACATTATGCGCACCAAGGTAAGGATACGTAGATTCTGAGGTTTTGGCCTTTATCATGACCTTATCCGCATTCTGCCTCAGATCGTGCTTTGCGCTAGCCACACTGTTCGTCCTCGGCATTCAGGATCTTCGAAAACCATCTTCACTACGTGAAAGCCATTTTCATGCAGCAACTGTCGATACTCTGCCGGCGCCAGGCTCGAATGATACAATGGCTCGCCTTCAAATGTGCCAATCGCTTCGCCGTCACTTGTGCCACTGGTAAACATCAATGCTGCTTTGCTGCCTGCATGCTTGCGGAAAACTTTGAACATTTGGCGTTGGTCATTACGCGTAAGATGAAAAAAGCTGTCCCAGGCAATCAGCCCACCAAAGGTTTCATCCAGTGCCAATTCTCGCATGTCTGTCACTCGCCACTGTTGATGCGGGAATTTATTCAGGCATGCGTCGATCATTGATCCTGAGCTATCAATCCCCAGTACGCTAAAACCTTGTCGAATGAAATATTCAGCGATCGGCGTTCCATTACCACAACCGATATCCAGGAGCCTTGCATTTGTCGGCACCAGATTCAGGAATCTGTCCAGCCAAGGCCGCTCAAACAGATCCGTTGTCCGCAACCTTTTCCAGGCTTCGGCATGTTGTTCGTATAAAGTAATGATC is a window of Serratia plymuthica DNA encoding:
- a CDS encoding PfaD family polyunsaturated fatty acid/polyketide biosynthesis protein; amino-acid sequence: MTYVKTLAERRQHPPHSEAGEGRQLAQAERLGSAAFRQDYGVKYAYSSGSMYQGIASRKLVVAMARARMMSFFGSGGLSLPLLREAILGIQSDLNGESFGMNMLADYEFPEKEMRRIELFLAHDIRFIEAAAYIAITPALVLYRLRGIHLGKDQQLVIPHTLMAKVSRPEVAEVFANPAPPDVVAQLYAQGLLTPQEAELAPRVPMAQDICVESDSAGHTDQGNAYVLFPAIARLCRDISARQGYQKPLRVGAAGGIGTPEAVMAAFMLGADFIITGSVNQCSVEAATSDEVKDLLQNINIQDTDYAPAGDMFEQGAKVQVLRRGVFFPARANKLYQLYQQYNSLDELPQAIKNQLEGKYFKRPLSAVWEDVKQYYQARRPEMLEKIEGQPRRKMVAVFRWYFAYSSRLALAGDPENKVDYQVHCGPALGAFNQWVKGSAYEDWRNRHVDEIGEILMQEAASMLSTKIGLLKSDVSPSYFYS
- the fabD gene encoding ACP S-malonyltransferase — its product is MKTVYTFPGQGSQYRTMGYGLFEQFPELAAQASQALGYDIAELCIKDPQRVLNQTQYTQPALYTVNALSYLERKARGAAPPDILAGHSLGEYNALFAAGAFDFITGLKLVQKRGQLMSLAPKGAMAAVLEINVADIERILAESGFQHVDIANINSLQQCIISGAYDEVLALEPRFLEAGARFVQLNVSAAFHSRLMSDIEREFADYLTQFTFQPLSTPVLSNVTARAYPRTDYQTLLTRQISSPVRWYESISWLLAQGCDDFAEVGPGDVLTKLHQRITEAPMPIAQPQEAAARQAHPSGSPPATPHKFVFMFAGQGSQYYQMGRAFYHSDGHFRQTMDRLCHKVYMLSGVNLLEQLYSERDTAAEFDDIRYTHPALFCFGYSLAQMLIARGIQPAAVVGHSLGEYIAAVVAGMLRLDDALRLVVEQAHLLEQHAPAGRLAVVLAAPDIFHRATEVFSRCTLAGVNFGNNFFISGEQSAVASAIQKLTERDILSLSLPVRYAFHSASIDAIKPSYQKLLDKTPCFAPTMPVYSSVLGRAVGAMQQADAQGYLWQVIRDKVDFSTLVDSVFSTMSDHFFIDASATGSLSNFLKYSPDFTCRHGYVLNPFSDGMTSLETLLSQVKA
- the fabD gene encoding ACP S-malonyltransferase, translated to MPIRVYMFPGQGSQQPGMGRELFSQFPDLTRIADDILGYSIERLCLDDPDGELNKTQYTQPAIYVVNALSYYKKRQETGIQPDFVLGHSLGEFNALLAAECFDFATGLKLVKKRGELMAQAAGGGMAAVLGLSEANLRAFLTEKKLDTIDLANFNTPSQIVISGQRDDVTKAVTEFEQSGMRCVPLNTSGAFHSRLMRGSMDKFESYLQNFQFSALKIPVIANTTARPYDDDTLLTCLAQQIASPVRWTASIQYLMSLGTPEFTELGHSEVVSGLVEKIKAETTEDELQAIRLQRHGNDAIKEVADVIDRVKHGATLAPAEKIAQWNSRFPIGQKVHSTILNAEAETRTEALLLFQHRAAIYLKGYNGYFELDELKPV
- a CDS encoding class I SAM-dependent DNA methyltransferase; translated protein: MTHSAAARIITLYEQHAEAWKRLRTTDLFERPWLDRFLNLVPTNARLLDIGCGNGTPIAEYFIRQGFSVLGIDSSGSMIDACLNKFPHQQWRVTDMRELALDETFGGLIAWDSFFHLTRNDQRQMFKVFRKHAGSKAALMFTSGTSDGEAIGTFEGEPLYHSSLAPAEYRQLLHENGFHVVKMVFEDPECRGRTVWLAQSTI